Proteins found in one Leptospira terpstrae serovar Hualin str. LT 11-33 = ATCC 700639 genomic segment:
- a CDS encoding MFS transporter yields MLQTIRRWFAPAPSIPQKSESEIQSLYPKFRFRVLESTFLGYTTYYLTRNNFSPVSKEIGEALSYSKIEIGDILAVTAITYGIGKFLMGALSDRSNPRKFMAVGLFLTAILNFSFGFANHYWIHLFLWGANGLVQGMGWPPCGRSLGHWYSVRERGTTFAFWNIAHNIGGGLVGVVASHAASQFGWQYAFFVPGVIALVGSVYLYIRLVDTPQSEGLPPVEVYRNDYPPEEKEDHEAELTTKQLIVEQVLMNKYIWLFAIINFFVYIIRYSLIDWGPTYLKETKGADLVGGGYSTFILEFGGIGSTILMGWVSDKFDGRRGMVSLLCILPIFFAFLGILFNPPGSLWIDYILFGLIGLFIYPPVMLLGVAGMDFTSKKAVGTAAGFIGLFGSLGRTAQGKGLAILATEYSWDVALSAVLVSTLIAIVLLVFSWNLRPRG; encoded by the coding sequence ATGTTACAAACCATTCGCCGGTGGTTCGCTCCTGCTCCGTCCATACCACAAAAGTCTGAATCAGAAATCCAATCGCTCTATCCGAAATTTCGGTTTCGAGTATTGGAATCAACTTTTCTTGGTTATACGACCTACTACTTAACTCGAAACAACTTCTCACCTGTTTCTAAAGAAATTGGTGAAGCGTTATCCTATTCGAAAATAGAGATAGGTGACATCCTCGCAGTCACAGCCATCACTTATGGTATTGGAAAATTTTTAATGGGAGCACTCTCCGATCGTTCCAATCCAAGAAAGTTTATGGCAGTAGGTTTGTTTCTTACTGCCATTTTGAATTTTTCTTTTGGATTTGCGAATCATTATTGGATTCATCTTTTTTTATGGGGAGCCAATGGTCTTGTGCAAGGAATGGGTTGGCCGCCTTGCGGACGTTCTTTAGGTCACTGGTATTCGGTAAGAGAACGCGGTACTACGTTTGCATTTTGGAATATTGCACATAATATTGGAGGCGGGCTTGTTGGTGTTGTCGCATCTCATGCAGCATCGCAATTTGGATGGCAGTACGCCTTCTTTGTTCCGGGGGTTATTGCTCTTGTTGGATCCGTGTATTTATACATCCGACTTGTAGACACTCCACAATCGGAAGGTCTTCCTCCTGTTGAAGTTTATAGAAATGATTATCCACCAGAAGAAAAAGAAGATCATGAAGCGGAACTTACCACCAAACAATTGATTGTTGAACAGGTCTTAATGAATAAATACATCTGGTTATTTGCGATTATTAATTTTTTTGTTTATATCATTCGGTATAGTTTGATTGATTGGGGACCTACTTACTTAAAAGAAACCAAAGGAGCCGACCTTGTCGGTGGTGGATACTCTACTTTTATTTTAGAATTTGGGGGAATCGGCTCCACCATTCTTATGGGATGGGTCTCCGATAAATTCGACGGAAGAAGGGGAATGGTAAGTTTACTTTGTATATTACCGATTTTCTTTGCTTTTTTAGGAATATTATTCAATCCACCAGGATCTCTTTGGATCGATTATATCCTTTTTGGTTTAATTGGTCTTTTTATCTATCCACCTGTCATGTTGTTAGGTGTTGCTGGGATGGACTTCACCTCTAAAAAAGCAGTGGGAACCGCGGCGGGGTTTATCGGTCTTTTTGGATCTTTAGGGAGAACGGCCCAAGGGAAGGGACTTGCCATCCTTGCCACAGAATACTCTTGGGACGTTGCATTGTCCGCCGTTCTCGTTTCCACTTTGATTGCCATTGTCCTTCTAGTTTTCAGTTGGAATTTGCGTCCGCGTGGGTAA
- a CDS encoding SRPBCC family protein, with amino-acid sequence MTLGKKISIGIIGIIAIPLVVALFLPTGYQVERSIDITKPASDVFAYIRLLKNQDQYSVWAKKDPSMKKIYTGQDGTVGFISRWESLDKEVGIGEQEIKMINGDALEMETELRFFEPFEGTERSYMKVSSLDQKKSKVIWGFDGSMPYPSNLMLVFMNFEEMIGKDFEEGLSNLKVVLEK; translated from the coding sequence ATGACACTCGGCAAAAAAATTTCCATAGGAATCATTGGCATCATCGCCATACCGTTAGTTGTGGCTCTCTTTCTACCTACTGGATACCAGGTAGAACGTTCCATTGATATCACTAAACCAGCTTCAGATGTGTTTGCTTACATCCGTCTGTTAAAGAACCAAGACCAGTATAGTGTTTGGGCAAAAAAAGATCCCAGTATGAAAAAGATTTACACAGGCCAAGACGGCACAGTTGGTTTTATTTCACGTTGGGAAAGTTTAGATAAAGAAGTTGGGATCGGCGAACAAGAGATCAAAATGATCAATGGAGATGCTTTGGAGATGGAAACCGAACTTCGATTTTTTGAACCTTTTGAAGGAACCGAACGCAGTTATATGAAGGTTTCTTCTTTGGACCAAAAAAAATCCAAAGTCATTTGGGGATTTGATGGATCGATGCCTTATCCTTCCAATTTGATGTTAGTTTTTATGAATTTTGAAGAAATGATAGGAAAAGACTTTGAAGAGGGACTATCCAACCTTAAAGTTGTTTTAGAAAAGTAA